The DNA region ACTTCAATCTTTAGTCAACTTCGGCCTTGACTCTTTAGTGTTTACAAACGCATGTATGGTGTGGCTGTGTGGGTGAGACATGAGAGAAAAGAAAACCTTGTATTGAATATACAAGCTAATGTTTAATGGACATGATACTATTAGAGATTTAGACTTACTAGTATTAGGTATGTATATGGATAATGCCGTAATGGGCTAATGTCTATCTGGTAAGGCTAAATAtaaggtaatttttttttttcggaTTTTCGTATATCCAAAATTTCGAAGtcccaaatccaaaatccaatccaaaatctattttttttaaaaataaaatccgaaCTTCAATCCATAAtccaaaaatcaaaaccaaaaattcaaaaagttcGAATTTCGGTTCGGATTTAGGTTTGCCCAAACTATGCCCACCCCTACTTATAAGATCAAATTCTTCTTTACACTTTTAAACTTTCTATTTAGTCAAactaaaatacataaaataaaataaaatcaaagggAAAGAGtattactccctccggttcacTTTTTTGGCtctttttaacattaattaacgaTTAAATTGACCATATCAATCTTAATTTGCTcattaaaaaatataacaaattactCTTAGGCTTTTTACTTAAATGTGaactttaaaaaagaagaagttaatttGATATCTAAAAAAATCGATATTATGTACCATAAAAAAGGGCAAAAAAATAACTTAAAATGGACCGGGATAGTAATTTAACTTGTGTACAACCTATCCCCAAACCAAACCAAGATTGAGAAGGATTTATACAGAACTGAAAAAAAGGAATAAACAGTCCAAATCTCTTTCGTACTTCTCATAGCAGCTTAAACTTGTACACCACGAAGTCCAAGTAGAACCCAAAAAATCATGGGTCGGAAGAGAGACAGAACCCACTTCAACCGCCACGTCCCTTATTCCTTTCCCAAGCGCCGCCGTCCTCTACCAACCAACGCCGTCTCCGACGACCCTTTACCAGAAAACACCTCATCTTCCACCGCCAAGCAGCAACCCGGTAGTGTGGTGGTTATTGGGGTTCCTACTGATTGCTCTGTTCTTGACCTTAAATCTCGTTTTGAGATTTATGGTTCCATCTCTCGCACCCGTATGGACCCCAATGGTCTCGCTTACATCACTTTCCGTTCCTATGATTCTGCTCAGTCTGCTGTTAATGCTGCTGTAGATTCCTCTTTCCCCATTACTCTCCACTCCAAGCCAGtatgcactctttttctcttaagttatatcttctaatagtagaaattcttgccaagattgcaactttattggTGCTTTTTGATCTTTTGATATTAAGATGTCTAGTTGAATCCATGGTTCTATAATTTATACTAAATCTCAGCTTGGCCAAGAATTTTGGTCTGTGGGTATCACTTTATTTGGTATAATTGTGTTGATTTAATTATATATATGGACAATGTAAGTAGTTTTTGCACACCTAAAAGTAGAAATTCTTGCCAAGTTTGCAACTTTTTTGGTGTTAAATTCTTGGTTATTTGAGACTAAGAATTTTGGTATGTGAGTATCACTTTAGTTGGTATAATTGTATGGATTTTAATATAATTCATGGACAATGTAAGTAGTTTTTGCACAATCAGAGTAGTTTAACAGGTTGTAGCATGTTAATTACCATCTCGGATCTGTAACTTGTGACCTGACAGTTCTGAAAATTGTTTACAGTGACAGTGTATAGAGATAGTAGAATTGAGAGCTGCTATATATATTTTACTTTGCTTTTGCTGGGGATGACAGGTTCAGGTAATATGGGCAACTGACCGTGTGCCACAGTGGAAGGAGGGCGTGATGCGAAAGGATGATCTATCCACATCAACGGTTGCATCGAAGCTAGTTAGAGCAGAGGTGCCACTAAGTAGGCACGGGAGAGGTAACAGACTGGGATCAGCAATTGTGAACCCCAAAGATGAGGATAATGATAATGCTGGCAATAATGGTCGTGGACATGTTAGTACAAGGCTGGTTGAGCCTGATAATGCTGGCGATAATGGTCGTGGACATGTTAGTACAAGGCTGGTTGAGCCGTACAAGGGTAGGGAAATTGTTGCCTATGATGATATTCTGTAACTTATGGGCATGGTTATTGAGGGATTGCCTCACTTGTAACATTAGCGATATGGCTTTCTCAAGTAACATTAGAGCTTTTATTTATGAGGTTAGGTAAAAGGTTGAGTTTTTATTGCAGATTAGTTGGGGTGATTTTCAGTTCTAAATGTGTTTTCAGTAAGGTTCAGATCTTGTTTGTTTTTCCTTCTCTGTGTAATACAAGCCTTAGATATAATGATGTACGTAAGtttttattatttgaatatgTAATTCATATATGCTTCTGTCTTAGCAAATAAGACactgttccttgatttggattttgtccaaaAGATTGATGTTGTTACTATTCTTGGGTTGCTCAATAGTTGTACTTGCAGCATACAACTTGGAAGAAGTTGGCACCGCTGATGAGCttcacattatatattttggatCGTCCAGCTGCAACGGGGATGTAGAAGAATCCGCTTTTCCTGTCGTGGCTTTTAGCTTGTGTCATATATAAAAAGGCAGGTGCAGTTTCCAACAAGCAGCCACTTTCTACATAATCTTGTAGGGCTAATTCACCCTGTGTTTATTGTCTTAATTGGTACGTACTGATGGTACTCTTGATGGCGCCTTGAGACCTTGCTATTTTGAAGTTGACTATGACAAAATGTTGTTGTACCCTACCTTATgggtgatgagttatgagagtctGCATGATGTCTGTAAATGTTGAATCAGAGGTTTGTTATTGTGTGCTTAGGAGAGTCGAAGCAGTTGATTTTGTTTTTTATGTTGTACATTAAAAAATGATAAGAGGACCATCTTGAATCCTAGCAACTGCCGCTTTCTCATAGTTTCATACTCATTTACTGAACAGTATCATATGATGTAAATGAAGATGATGCTTGATTacagttttttttttgttctatATAGGCCTCCCCCTCCTAACTTCTTGCTGTGTTGCAAGTTAggtaatttttttactttttcataGGAAGAAACGTCATTTTGTTTCAAGTATAAATGTTTTATGATCCTTTCAGTGTTTTGTTCCAGAGAATCCTGCAGCAACTGTACCAATTTAGCTGGGAGGGTGCATTGCAAGATAACTTGAAAAGAGGAATATAATCTGACTGGCTCTGTTATGCTGCAGATTGCTATTGATCTTTTGCAGATTTTTGTGTATAAGGAGTTGCGTTACCATCAATCAGaagaattttcaggtaaatcaCTGTACGTCCTTTGCTCAACAGGGGTATGATCAGTATAGGGCATTCTCTGGGAATGAACTGGAGAATCAGGGATAAGGAAGGGTGTCACGGttaaaaaattttaaactttGAGTGAATATCAAGTCATCTTAAACTGTAAGACATGAATATGTGAGAGAtcaattggatgttgatgttatttGACCCTGTTGTGGTAAGACTGAGGGGATAATGGAGTACTTATTCTATAAATTTGCGACATATAATAACCTCTAGAAATTGACTGGTTGGAGATGGATAAGTGTGTTGATGCTTTTATTGGCTCAATCTTTTTCTAGCAAGAATGAGAGTGAACTGGTGGCTCTTAGTATGATCATAATGTCATTAGATAGAATACCAGGGGAGACCAGCGCTTCCAATTCTAGCAGATGCAAAAGAACTAGATGGTTTCTTTCCTATTTCATAGGttttggtggatagagttactgGTACCTGTGCTAGTAAGAGGTAGCAGGTACTTGGTGGAACTACTGAATTGCGCGCAAGCTGGCACATACACCATtattatcaaaataaaatagaaattgaTGTTACTTTataggaaaaagaagaagaatgtcATTGTGTGGTATCTATGCAAAAGTAGGGAGGATTAGACATCTAGGGGGATTCATGCGGAAGAGGTACTTCCTCTTGACAAAGTTGTGTTGATTGCTATGTATTTTCAGAGATTCACAAGCAGCGCTTTGCCCGTGCAATCTTCTTCAGCTGATTGTATAAAGCATAAATGAACACCGATGCTTCTTTTCGTGCTGAGACATTTAGTGTTGAAAAATCGTCAGATGCAAGTGGTATTGTTGCTAAAATTCAAAGTAACTTCACTTCAACCATGGGGTACTCCTATTTGGGGATTATCTTACTGCAAGTCTGCAGAAGCCTGCAACTGTGAAGTGGAATCTGATGAGCCAAATGTTAATTACATAGTTGCAGGAGAGCTGTCTTTTGCTGATTCCGGAATGTAGACCACAAACAAAGGATGGCCAGGACAGTTCCCGGGCTAAGGTAGTCCTTATTATAAGCCaactcagaccaaaactaaactAGTTGATTCTTTTTGGTTGATCGGCTTTAAGCAACCTTCACATTTCCTGGTGCTATCCCAAGTTTCCGAGTGAATGTCCAATAAGTTCTTAGCTTTAGGCCAATCTTTGTTGTTAATAAATGTAGTAGTTTTGTTTATAAGTCAAAGAGGAGCCTGGATATTCCGTATTTGTCACTGATCAAGAAGTCCGGGTAGTGCAGGTATATCTTCAATGCTCGAAACTTTATTTGaatcccttatttatttttggaatataaaATCTGTACTTCCAAGTATATGAGCTGATACTCATTTTTCCTCTACGATCTTTTTTTTTGGCTCTCCTGCCGATGTCCCGGCCCAGCTTTCGGCCCGACATCCGAGCACTTTCTACAAAGGCAATTTTATTTTTAGAACTCGAACTTTAGACTTTTGGTTAAGAATGGACGGGTACTTACAATCCCATCGCAATCTTTGGATGGTCTCTGTGAGATAATTAAACCTGGTATCATGCCTTGAAGTGAGATCTGTTCTATTTTCCGACAATCCACCAATACACAACGAGCTAGCACTGGTTTCTGGTTTCTTGATACTCTTCATAGTGAAAGTTTATATATACGTACTTTGAACAAAAGTAAAGCCAATAAACTTATACAAATTTGAACTACATGCATACATACATACTTTGAACAAAAGTAAAGCCACTAAACTCATAAAAACTGGTTAGGAAGTTTGTTGACACCTTGTGGTtagaaaaaatatgaataaaactCTCGCCACTTCTCAAATTTCATCATTTCCATTTCAATTCATCAAGGGGATATGCTTGATCTCTAAAGATCAATTGGAACTATAATTAATCTATTGAATCTTATTTTCCTGAAGTATGAAATTATTGTAAGGAAAGAACTTCAACAACTTCATATACGTAATATACTCTTCGCTATTTAATTAGTTCGCCTGAAAACAGTACATTTGTCTATACTCCTACAACAACTGAATAAATCGTCGTTGGGATGTACTTTCGTGTCGATAGTTAAAGATATTTTCAATCCCAACTTTTGAATTATGATgaattttaaaaagggaaaatggtcAAATTTATCGTGTACTAGTTGAAATTGAGCAATTTTAACGTTCGTTAGACTTTTGGTTTAATATTATCATATCGTTAGGAAAAGTCTCATTTTCGCCCTTGACCCCTAACAAAGCTCTAACCTAAATAATTTTGAATCATAATAAAATTTGAGGGGTAAATTTGAACTTTTTATCCGAAAATTCACTCATTTCACACTAActgcatgtttggccaagctactCACTaggtcaaaagtgtttttttttcttcaaaaaaatgttttttcctcaatttgaggtatttggccaagttttttttttttaaaaaaagtgcttttggctagAAGTAGAAACAGttttgaagaagcagaaaaaatagcttctctccagaagcagaagcagaagcagttttgacttttcttcctaccaaaaataccctttgcaaaatattatagtatataccaaaataacattaCTTAGTtgtaattatggccaatattttggctaatggagtccatctcacataagcataagtaTCTTTGCAAAATGTAGACTTTGTtgacaatattctttgggacccaaaaatattgcattatgtggtggatataatttgcacaagttgtatctcttcttttacacctaagaggccaaaatttttttgcctataaaagggaaggtcattagttcattttagatacacaacaagacttgagtcttcatttcttgtttcttcctctattaagagtgttttgtatgagagttaagcattgggaagcacttgtgtgaaccctttctttggagtaatcttgtgaggttatttccttagggtatttgggattaattagagtatttactctaattttgtactctcttttgtactcttattggtatagtaaaattgctcctctccgcttgtggacgtaggtcactttgaccgaaccacgttaaattggtgtcttctttatatgatttaattgtcgttgttatcaactttaattgtctttgttattatcattataccgttgtttggctaaatttcgcactacccggggttctcgatcctaacaaattggtatcagaaccAGATCTAACTGGGttagtttcaatagccaaaatgaATCTAACAAAGACccatgttgagaaatttgaccgaaatGCAAACTTCGAAATATTGCAATTAAatatggaagctatcctaattcaggatggcttagacttggcgttgcaaggaaatgaaaagaagccggataaaatgacggatgagGAGTTTGCCGTCATAAACAAAAGGGCAAAAACAtgtatcattttaaatctctcaaatgagattttacgtgaagtttctgtagaaaccacaACCAAAGGCATGTGGAAAAAAatgaaaaccttatatatgaagaggaaGGTGAAAAACAGACTTTACCTGAAGcaaaagctttatacaattcgtatgggtgaaagtatctccattctctctcatcttgacatctttgattccattcttatgaatttgagtaatatagatgctgaaattaaagatgaggatcaagctgtgttattgctttgttctctacccccatcttttaagcatataagagatactatgctttatgcaatggataatatctcttataaggacattaaatctatcttaaaatcaaaagaatagatagatagtgatattactagggaagctagtggaactcaagcggaagttggcttgtttgttaggggaAAATCCGACTCCATATTtagatacaataatttagagtatcgctattgtcataagaaataTCACATTATCTCTGAAtgctataaactgaaaaataaagaaaaacataaagaaagaaaaaatgagcacaaaaatactgacactgccgaagcaagtgtagctgatgatgagactgagggaactactttttagcaactaataatagtttcaaatctaacaatgagtaaATTTTAGATTCGGGTTTTTTTTATCATATGTGTCACAATCGatatttatttaccacatatgaatctattggaggtggagttgttTTGATGGGTAACAATGTTGCCTGCAAAGTTTTtggaaaaggtacagtccgaatcaaaatgcacgatggtgtggtgagaattcTCACTCACGTTAGACATGTTTCTAACTTGAAGAAAAATCGCATATCTTTGGgtactctagaatctcttgggtacAAGTACAcgggtgaaggtggagttctgaaagtttctcatggtgctcttgtgatcatgaaagcacacagatctggttcattgtatactttattgggatccACTGTTATAAGCCTTACTACAGTTTTGGTATCAGACTGAtagcattaaattttgacatatgcccattaGGGCTTTTGCGGAAAAAGTGGAgaaaatttactatatcagccaaaattaggccaatattttggctaatggagttcatctcacataagcataagta from Nicotiana tabacum cultivar K326 chromosome 24, ASM71507v2, whole genome shotgun sequence includes:
- the LOC142178427 gene encoding uncharacterized protein At1g27050-like, whose protein sequence is MGRKRDRTHFNRHVPYSFPKRRRPLPTNAVSDDPLPENTSSSTAKQQPGSVVVIGVPTDCSVLDLKSRFEIYGSISRTRMDPNGLAYITFRSYDSAQSAVNAAVDSSFPITLHSKPVQVIWATDRVPQWKEGVMRKDDLSTSTVASKLVRAEVPLSRHGRGNRLGSAIVNPKDEDNDNAGNNGRGHVSTRLVEPDNAGDNGRGHVSTRLVEPYKGREIVAYDDIL